A region of Maridesulfovibrio sp. DNA encodes the following proteins:
- the galE gene encoding UDP-glucose 4-epimerase GalE, protein MSTKLSLLVCGGAGYIGSHMTRMIAESGHDVTVFDNLSTGHAEALKWGKFVQGDLRNPADLEKVFAEGKYDAVFHFSGLIVVSESVEKPYEYYDNNVTGTLNLLQAMRKYGVDKFVFSSTAAVYGDPVMDIITEDHPLKPLNPYGRTKLQVEEILQDYAVAYGLDSVCFRYFNAAGAHPDSAIGEAHSPETHLIPNILLSCIDQGRRLKIFGNEYPTPDGTCVRDYIHILDLCDAHLKAINFMSKNKGAHSFNLGNGKGFSILEVIKSSSEVIGKDIEFDYEPARAGDSPRLVADSSKAAKILNWKPEYADLRDIIETAYRWHKNPAF, encoded by the coding sequence ATGAGCACTAAACTATCCCTACTCGTCTGCGGAGGAGCAGGCTATATCGGCTCTCACATGACCAGAATGATTGCCGAGTCAGGGCATGATGTCACAGTCTTCGACAATCTTTCAACTGGCCATGCAGAAGCCCTCAAATGGGGTAAATTTGTTCAAGGCGATCTACGAAATCCAGCTGATCTGGAAAAAGTATTTGCAGAAGGCAAGTATGATGCGGTTTTCCACTTTTCGGGATTAATTGTAGTCAGTGAATCCGTTGAAAAACCTTATGAATACTATGACAACAATGTGACCGGGACCCTAAATCTGCTGCAGGCCATGCGCAAATACGGGGTTGATAAATTTGTATTTTCATCCACCGCAGCTGTTTACGGTGATCCGGTCATGGATATTATAACTGAAGACCATCCTCTCAAACCGCTGAATCCATATGGCCGCACAAAACTTCAGGTGGAAGAAATTCTTCAGGACTATGCAGTAGCTTATGGACTTGATTCTGTCTGCTTCAGATATTTCAATGCCGCCGGAGCACACCCTGACAGCGCTATCGGCGAAGCCCATTCTCCAGAGACCCACTTGATACCAAATATCCTGCTCAGCTGTATTGACCAAGGCCGCAGACTGAAAATTTTCGGCAATGAATATCCGACCCCGGACGGCACCTGCGTACGCGACTACATTCACATCCTGGATCTCTGCGATGCCCATCTTAAGGCTATCAATTTCATGAGCAAAAATAAGGGGGCTCATTCTTTCAACCTTGGCAACGGCAAAGGATTCAGTATCCTCGAAGTAATTAAATCCTCAAGTGAAGTAATCGGGAAAGATATTGAATTTGACTACGAACCGGCAAGAGCCGGAGATTCACCAAGGCTGGTTGCAGACAGCTCCAAAGCAGCAAAAATACTCAACTGGAAACCTGAATACGCAGACTTGCGGGATATAATTGAAACCGCATACCGATGGCATAAAAATCCCGCATTTTAA